The nucleotide sequence GTTGCAATATCACGCCCTCTTTGCCATAGGGCTGGTGCTTTTCATTCTGACTTTCATCGTCAATTTGATCGCCGATGTGGTGCTGGAAAGACAGCGGAGGAAATTCTCCCGATGACTGCTATTCGCAAACTGGTATCCGGGCCTTCCCGCCTTTTCCAGGAGCGGTTTGCCTTTGCCCTGCTCGCCATGAGCACGCTTGTGGTGCTCGCCGTAGCGGGATACATCATCCTGCACATCGTCATCAGCGGATCGGAGATGATCAGCTGGCATTTCCTGAGCGAGATGCCCCGCAAAAGCGGCCTCGAGGGCGGCATCTGGCCGGCGATACTGGGAACGCTGTTCCTGATGCTGGGCACGCTCATTTTTGCCTTGCCGGTGGGGGTCATGGCCGCCATTTACCTCACGGAATACGCTCCGCAGAACTGGCTAACCCGGGTCATAAATCTGAGCATCGCCAATCTGGCAGGGGTACCCTCTATCGTCTTCGGGCTTTTCGGTTTGGGAATTTTTGCCCTGGGACTGGGTTTCGGCACCTCGCTGCTGGCAGCCAGCCTCACTCTGGCCTGCCAAGCTCTGGCGATGGTGATTACTTCTTCCCGGGAAGCGCTGATAGCCGTGCCGAAAGACTATCGTGAGGCCAGTCTGGCGCTGGGAGTTACCAAGCTGCAAACAATCAAAGAGGTGATCGTGCCTCAGGCTTTGCCGGGAATTATCACCGGGATGTTGCTTTCCTTATCACGTGCCGCCGGTGAAACGGCTCCGATCCTGATGGTGGGCGCCACCTTCTTCCAGA is from Dehalococcoidia bacterium and encodes:
- the pstA gene encoding phosphate ABC transporter permease PstA, whose product is MTAIRKLVSGPSRLFQERFAFALLAMSTLVVLAVAGYIILHIVISGSEMISWHFLSEMPRKSGLEGGIWPAILGTLFLMLGTLIFALPVGVMAAIYLTEYAPQNWLTRVINLSIANLAGVPSIVFGLFGLGIFALGLGFGTSLLAASLTLACQALAMVITSSREALIAVPKDYREASLALGVTKLQTIKEVIVPQALPGIITGMLLSLSRAAGETAPILMVGATFFQTWLPHSPMDQFSALPYHLYVTSTQVPDMPQKTMWGIALVLLLVVLFFNSAAIYIRWRVRRGRER